In Equus asinus isolate D_3611 breed Donkey chromosome 13, EquAss-T2T_v2, whole genome shotgun sequence, one DNA window encodes the following:
- the GJC1 gene encoding gap junction gamma-1 protein, producing MSWSFLTRLLEEIHNHSTFVGKIWFTVLIVFRIVLTAVGGESIYYDEQSKFVCNTEQPGCENVCYDAFAPLSHVRFWVFQIILVATPSVMYLGYAIHKIAKMEHGEADKKAARSKLYAMRWKQHRALEETEEDHEEDPMMYPEMELESEKENKEQNQPKPKHDGRRRIREDGLMKIYVLQLLARTVFEVGFLIGQYFLYGFQVHPFYVCSRIPCPHKIDCFISRPTEKTIFLLIMYGVTGLCLLLNIWEMLHLGFGTIRDSLNSKRRELEDPGAYNYPFTWNTPSAPPGYNIAVKPDQIQYTELSNAKIAYKQNKANIAQEQQYGSHEENLPADLETLQREIRMAQERLDLAIQAYSHQNNPHGPRGKKAKVGSKAGSNKSSASSKSGDGKTSVWI from the coding sequence ATGAGTTGGAGCTTCCTGACTCGCCTGCTAGAGGAGATCCACAACCATTCCACATTTGTGGGGAAGATCTGGTTCACAGTATTGATTGTCTTCCGGATTGTCCTTACAGCCGTAGGAGGAGAGTCCATCTATTACGACGAGCAAAGCAAATTCGTGTGCAACACAGAGCAGCCAGGTTGTGAGAATGTCTGCTATGATGCCTTTGCACCCCTCTCCCATGTACGCTTCTGGGTGTTCCAGATCATACTGGTGGCAACCCCCTCAGTGATGTACCTGGGCTATGCCATTCATAAGAttgccaaaatggagcatggtGAAGCAGACAAGAAGGCGGCTCGGAGCAAACTCTATGCAATGCGTTGGAAACAGCACAGGGCtctggaagaaacagaagaagaccATGAAGAGGATCCCATGATGTATCCAGAAATGGAATTAGAAAgcgaaaaagaaaataaagagcagaaCCAACCTAAACCCAAGCATGATGGTCGACGGCGGATTCGAGAGGATGGGCTCATGAAAATCTATGTCCTGCAGTTGCTGGCAAGGACTGTGTTTGAGGTGGGTTTTCTGATAGGGCAGTATTTTCTGTATGGCTTCCAAGTCCATCCATTTTATGTTTGCAGCAGAATTCCATGCCCTCACAAGATAGACTGCTTTATTTCTAGACCCACTGAAaagaccatcttccttctgatAATGTATGGTGTTACAGGCCTTTGCCTATTGCTTAACATTTGGGAGATGCTTCATTTAGGGTTTGGGACAATTCGGGACTCACTAAACAGTAAAAGGAGGGAACTAGAAGATCCGGGTGCTTATAATTATCCTTTCACTTGGAATACACCATCTGCTCCCCCTGGCTATAACATTGCCGTCAAACCAGATCAAATCCAGTACACCGAACTGTCCAATGCTAAGATTGCCTACAAGCAAAACAAAGCCAACATTGCCCAGGAACAACAGTACGGCAGCCATGAGGAGAACCTCCCAGCTGACCTGGAGACTCTGCAACGGGAGATCAGGATGGCTCAGGAACGCTTGGATCTAGCAATCCAGGCCTATAGTCACCAAAACAACCCCCATGGTCCCCGGGGGAAAAAAGCCAAAGTGGGGTCCAAAGCTGGGTCCAACAAAAGCAGTGCTAGTAGCAAATCAGGGGATGGGAAGACCTCCGTCTGGATTTAA